In the genome of Limnobaculum zhutongyuii, one region contains:
- the gudD gene encoding glucarate dehydratase, with product MSASSSPMIIEMQVIPVAGHDSMLLNLSGAHAPYFTRNIVIMKDNAGNTGVGEVPGGEKIRQTLEDARPLIIGKTLGEYKNVMNTVRAQFSDRDSGGRGTQTFDLRTTIHVVTAIEAAMLDLLGQHLGVTVASLLGDGQQRDEVEMLGYLFYIGDRKKTDLPYQSQPDDKCDWYRLRHEEALTPDSVVRLAETAYEKYGFNDFKLKGGVLAGEEEAESIIALSKRFPQARITLDPNGAWSLDEAIRIGKYLRGYLAYAEDPCGAEAGYSGREIMAEFRRATGLLTATNMIATDWRQMGHTIQLHSVDIPLADPHFWTMQGSVRVAQMCHEWGLTWGSHSNNHFDISLAMFTQVAAAAPGKITAIDTHWIWQEGNQRITKEPLQIKGGMVQVPKKPGLGVEIDMDQVLKAHELYKNMGLGARDDAMGMQYLVPNWTFDNKRPCLVR from the coding sequence ATGAGCGCTTCATCATCCCCAATGATTATTGAAATGCAGGTGATTCCGGTTGCCGGACACGACAGCATGTTGTTAAACCTTAGCGGTGCTCACGCACCTTACTTCACACGTAATATCGTGATTATGAAAGACAATGCCGGTAATACCGGTGTTGGTGAAGTTCCGGGGGGCGAGAAGATTCGCCAGACGCTGGAAGATGCCAGACCATTAATCATTGGTAAAACTCTGGGTGAATATAAAAATGTTATGAATACCGTTCGTGCCCAGTTCTCCGACAGAGACTCAGGTGGTCGTGGCACTCAGACATTTGACCTGCGTACCACCATCCACGTCGTAACCGCAATAGAAGCGGCGATGCTTGATCTGCTGGGGCAACATTTAGGGGTGACAGTGGCTTCCCTGCTGGGGGATGGTCAGCAGCGTGATGAAGTGGAAATGCTGGGATATCTGTTCTACATCGGCGATCGTAAGAAAACTGACCTGCCTTATCAAAGCCAGCCGGATGATAAATGCGATTGGTATCGTCTGCGTCATGAAGAGGCGTTAACACCGGATAGCGTAGTGCGTCTGGCAGAAACCGCATATGAAAAGTATGGTTTTAATGACTTTAAACTCAAAGGCGGTGTACTGGCTGGGGAAGAGGAGGCTGAGTCTATTATTGCTCTGTCTAAACGCTTCCCACAGGCGCGTATCACGCTGGACCCCAATGGTGCCTGGTCACTGGATGAAGCGATTCGCATTGGTAAATACCTGCGTGGTTATCTGGCCTATGCAGAAGACCCATGTGGTGCTGAAGCGGGTTATTCCGGTCGTGAAATTATGGCTGAATTCCGCCGCGCCACCGGCCTGTTAACCGCAACCAACATGATTGCCACTGACTGGCGTCAAATGGGGCATACCATTCAGCTTCATTCAGTGGACATTCCACTGGCTGACCCGCATTTCTGGACCATGCAAGGTTCGGTACGCGTAGCACAAATGTGCCACGAATGGGGCCTGACCTGGGGCTCTCATTCTAATAACCACTTTGATATTTCACTGGCGATGTTTACTCAGGTTGCCGCAGCGGCACCGGGCAAAATTACCGCCATTGATACTCACTGGATCTGGCAGGAAGGCAATCAGCGTATCACCAAAGAGCCACTGCAAATTAAGGGCGGTATGGTACAAGTGCCGAAGAAACCGGGTCTGGGTGTTGAGATCGACATGGATCAGGTGCTTAAAGCCCACGAGCTGTATAAAAACATGGGACTGGGTGCCCGTGATGATGCGATGGGTATGCAGTATCTGGTTCCAAACTGGACCTTTGATAACAAACGTCCTTGTCTGGTTCGTTAA
- a CDS encoding CdaR family transcriptional regulator, with translation MSFYHLDAKLAQDIVDRTMQIIDSNINVMDAKGTIIGSGDINRIGELHEGALLALSQGRVVEINEAVAASLHGVRPGINLPLRVEGDIVGVIGLTGEPDVLRQHGQLVGMAAEMMLEQARLMNMLAQDSRMREALVLNLIRSDELPTSLMEWAQRLGIDLSQPRVVTLIELDSGHLGVDVSMKELQQLQSLLTVPDRDNLIAIVSLNEMVVLQPALNSHGRWDAEEHRKRVDSLLLRISESSRLNVRVSLGNHFSGPGCVARSYSTAKAAMSVGKQRMPEQHSYYYQDLMLPVLLDSLRGGWQVNELNRPLAKLKAMDNNGLLRRTLLAWFKHNMHPGATVKSLYIHRNTLDYRLNRISEITGLNLKKFDDHMQLYIALQLDDE, from the coding sequence ATGTCTTTTTATCACCTCGATGCCAAACTCGCTCAGGATATCGTCGACAGAACGATGCAGATTATTGACAGCAACATTAACGTGATGGATGCCAAAGGAACCATTATCGGCAGCGGCGACATTAACCGTATTGGCGAGTTACATGAGGGGGCTTTGCTGGCGCTTTCTCAGGGGCGAGTGGTAGAAATTAATGAAGCGGTAGCCGCCAGTCTTCATGGGGTGCGTCCCGGTATTAACCTACCGCTGAGAGTTGAAGGCGATATTGTCGGAGTGATTGGTCTGACGGGGGAACCCGATGTTCTACGTCAGCATGGTCAACTGGTCGGTATGGCGGCGGAGATGATGCTGGAGCAGGCGCGGTTGATGAATATGCTGGCGCAGGATAGCCGGATGCGTGAAGCGCTGGTATTAAACCTGATCCGCAGCGATGAGTTACCCACATCACTGATGGAGTGGGCACAGCGTTTAGGTATCGACCTCTCCCAACCGAGGGTCGTGACGCTGATTGAGCTGGATAGCGGTCATCTGGGGGTGGATGTCTCAATGAAGGAGCTGCAGCAGCTGCAAAGCCTGCTAACGGTTCCCGATCGGGATAATCTGATTGCCATCGTCTCCCTGAATGAAATGGTGGTGCTGCAACCAGCTCTGAATAGTCACGGGCGCTGGGATGCAGAAGAGCACCGTAAACGAGTTGATAGCCTTTTGCTGCGCATTTCTGAAAGCAGTCGCCTGAATGTCAGAGTCTCTTTAGGCAACCATTTCTCCGGTCCGGGCTGCGTAGCGCGTTCTTACAGCACAGCCAAAGCGGCCATGTCGGTAGGCAAACAGCGAATGCCTGAACAGCATAGCTATTACTATCAGGACTTGATGCTGCCGGTGTTACTGGATAGCTTGCGCGGTGGCTGGCAGGTTAACGAATTGAATCGCCCTCTGGCTAAGCTGAAAGCCATGGATAATAATGGCTTATTACGTCGTACCTTACTGGCCTGGTTTAAACATAATATGCATCCAGGAGCTACGGTTAAATCTCTCTATATTCACCGCAATACTCTGGATTATCGCCTGAATCGCATCTCGGAAATTACCGGATTAAACCTGAAGAAGTTTGATGATCATATGCAGTTGTATATTGCATTGCAGCTGGATGATGAATGA
- a CDS encoding enolase C-terminal domain-like protein, which produces MHTQDTPNIVSMRVIPVAGHDSMLMNIGGAHGAYFTRNIVIIKDNAGHTGVGEAPGGEVIYNTLVEAIPHVEGQSVAILNRLVDKMHQGNLNSDYDTFGKGAWTFELRVNAVAALEAALLDLMGQHLGVPVAELQGPGKQRDEVTVLGYLFYIGDSQQTDLPYLAPETGKHDWYRLRHQKAMDTASVVELAAAAKDRYGFKDFKMKGGVLAGETEIETVTALAKTFPDARITLDPNGAWSLDEAIRLCKGMDHVLTYAEDPCGAENGYSGREIMAEFRRATGLPTATNMVATNWREMCHSIMLQAVDIPLADPHFWTLTGASRIAQMCNEWGLTWGCHSNNHFDISLAMFTHVGAAAPGNPTALDTHWIWQEGQHLTKEPMQIVNGKIALSDKPGLGIELDMDQIEKAHERYKKMPSGARNDAMAMQYLIPGWTFDKKRPAMVR; this is translated from the coding sequence ATGCATACGCAAGATACGCCAAACATTGTTTCCATGAGGGTCATTCCGGTTGCCGGTCATGACAGTATGCTAATGAATATCGGCGGAGCACATGGCGCATACTTCACTCGCAATATAGTCATTATTAAAGACAACGCCGGTCATACCGGCGTAGGTGAAGCCCCGGGTGGTGAAGTGATTTACAACACGCTGGTGGAGGCAATCCCCCACGTGGAGGGGCAGTCGGTAGCAATCCTTAACCGACTGGTCGATAAAATGCATCAGGGCAATTTGAATTCAGATTATGACACTTTTGGTAAAGGCGCCTGGACCTTTGAGCTACGGGTTAATGCAGTAGCGGCTCTGGAAGCGGCACTGTTGGATTTGATGGGCCAACATCTGGGTGTACCGGTTGCAGAATTACAGGGACCAGGTAAGCAACGGGATGAAGTTACCGTGCTGGGTTATCTGTTCTACATCGGTGACAGCCAACAAACTGATTTGCCTTATCTGGCTCCGGAAACCGGTAAACATGACTGGTATCGTCTGCGTCATCAAAAGGCCATGGACACTGCATCCGTAGTAGAACTGGCTGCCGCGGCTAAAGATCGCTATGGCTTCAAAGATTTTAAAATGAAGGGCGGTGTACTGGCGGGTGAAACTGAGATTGAAACGGTTACTGCGTTAGCCAAAACCTTCCCGGATGCACGTATCACGTTAGATCCTAACGGTGCATGGTCGCTGGATGAAGCTATCCGCTTATGTAAAGGCATGGACCATGTTCTTACCTATGCAGAAGATCCTTGTGGTGCAGAGAATGGTTATTCCGGTCGGGAAATCATGGCGGAGTTTCGTCGGGCAACCGGACTACCAACGGCAACCAATATGGTGGCGACTAACTGGCGCGAAATGTGCCACTCCATCATGTTACAGGCAGTAGATATTCCGCTGGCGGATCCGCATTTCTGGACATTAACCGGCGCTTCCCGCATTGCGCAGATGTGTAATGAATGGGGCCTCACCTGGGGTTGCCACTCTAATAACCACTTTGATATTTCTCTGGCAATGTTTACCCACGTAGGAGCTGCGGCACCGGGTAATCCAACCGCACTGGATACTCACTGGATCTGGCAGGAAGGTCAGCATTTGACCAAAGAGCCGATGCAAATCGTTAACGGCAAAATTGCCCTGAGCGATAAGCCCGGTCTGGGTATTGAGTTGGATATGGACCAGATAGAAAAAGCCCATGAGCGGTATAAAAAAATGCCGTCCGGTGCGCGTAATGACGCCATGGCGATGCAGTATCTGATCCCAGGATGGACCTTTGATAAAAAGCGTCCGGCAATGGTGCGCTAA
- the btuF gene encoding vitamin B12 ABC transporter substrate-binding protein BtuF, with the protein MTVQSLWQKYLITPLLVLLTAVSLSMGSHQAKASPQRVISLAPHTTELAYAAGMGDVLIAASDYSDYPLEANKLEKVASWQGINLERVLALKPDLILAWRGGNPQKVLDQLSGFGISLFYSDPQTIQEIADNLNQLAAYSPKPEIALQAAAKLLTDKQALEQRYQRKGEPVRVFLQFSNQPLFTASGKTLQSEVISLCGGKNIFADSPVPWPQVSREQVLTRKPQLIVIAGEQEKIKNVQTFWRGQLDIPVVTVPEDWFNRSGPRIIQAAEVICQKMSEISSTP; encoded by the coding sequence ATGACCGTTCAGTCTTTATGGCAAAAGTACCTGATAACACCGCTGTTAGTTCTGCTAACGGCGGTTAGTTTGTCAATGGGTTCTCATCAGGCAAAAGCTTCCCCACAGCGGGTTATCAGTCTGGCACCTCATACAACCGAGCTGGCTTATGCCGCCGGAATGGGGGATGTGTTGATCGCCGCCAGTGATTATTCAGACTATCCTCTCGAGGCTAACAAGCTGGAAAAAGTGGCTTCCTGGCAGGGTATCAATCTGGAACGCGTACTGGCGCTAAAGCCCGATCTGATTCTGGCCTGGCGCGGCGGCAACCCACAGAAGGTACTGGATCAGCTATCCGGATTTGGCATTTCGCTGTTCTATTCAGATCCACAAACTATTCAGGAAATTGCGGATAATCTAAACCAGTTAGCCGCCTATAGCCCAAAACCAGAAATAGCCCTACAGGCCGCCGCTAAATTACTGACTGACAAGCAGGCTCTGGAACAGCGCTACCAGCGAAAAGGCGAACCAGTCAGAGTGTTTCTACAATTTAGCAATCAGCCACTGTTTACTGCCTCAGGCAAAACCTTACAGAGTGAAGTCATTTCTCTGTGCGGTGGAAAAAATATCTTTGCCGACAGTCCGGTTCCCTGGCCGCAGGTAAGCCGTGAGCAGGTACTTACCCGCAAACCACAGCTCATTGTTATTGCGGGTGAACAGGAAAAAATTAAAAACGTTCAAACATTCTGGCGCGGTCAGTTAGATATTCCTGTCGTTACCGTTCCGGAAGACTGGTTTAACCGCAGCGGACCAAGGATAATCCAGGCCGCTGA
- a CDS encoding MFS transporter, whose amino-acid sequence MESTKSVTGVGEKPTHVRFWIVVMLFVVTAINYGDRATLSIAGAPMSTSLGLDAIGMGYVFSAFSWAYVLGQLPGGWLLDRFGSKRVYFWSIFIWSTFTLLQGAIGFLSGMWALVLLFTLRFLVGLAESPSFPGNSRIVAAWFPAQERGTAVAIFNSAQYFATVIFAPIMGWLTHTLGWQFVFYFMGGLGIIVSLIWLKVIHNPKEHPGINQGEIDHIERGGALTNMDQQSAKKDGGPKLHYIKQLLSSRMLVGIYIGQYCINALTYFFITWFPVYLVQARGMSILKAGFVASVPALCGFAGGILGGIISDYLMKKTGSITLARKLPIVLGMLLSISMIFCNYVESEMMVVGFMALAFFGKGIGALGWAVMADTAPKEISGLSGGLFNMCGNISGIVTPIAIGYIVHTTGSFNGALVYVGIHAAVAIVSYLFVVGKIQRIELKV is encoded by the coding sequence ATGGAGTCTACAAAGTCGGTGACAGGGGTAGGGGAAAAACCCACTCACGTTCGCTTTTGGATCGTTGTTATGCTGTTTGTGGTCACCGCAATTAACTATGGCGATCGTGCAACCCTATCGATTGCTGGTGCACCAATGTCTACCTCGCTGGGGCTGGATGCCATCGGTATGGGATATGTGTTCTCTGCATTCTCATGGGCCTATGTACTGGGCCAATTGCCGGGTGGCTGGTTACTGGATAGGTTTGGTTCTAAACGCGTCTATTTCTGGAGTATCTTCATTTGGTCGACCTTCACACTGTTACAGGGCGCTATTGGATTCCTGAGCGGTATGTGGGCACTGGTATTACTCTTCACATTGCGTTTTCTGGTGGGTTTAGCTGAATCCCCATCATTCCCGGGCAACAGTCGGATTGTTGCAGCATGGTTCCCGGCACAAGAACGTGGTACGGCAGTTGCCATCTTTAACTCGGCACAATATTTTGCAACCGTCATCTTCGCGCCAATTATGGGTTGGCTGACTCATACTCTGGGCTGGCAGTTCGTGTTCTACTTCATGGGCGGTCTGGGTATCATCGTCAGCTTAATCTGGTTAAAAGTCATTCACAATCCGAAAGAGCACCCGGGCATCAACCAGGGCGAAATCGACCATATCGAACGCGGTGGTGCGCTGACCAATATGGATCAGCAGAGCGCTAAAAAAGATGGCGGCCCTAAACTTCACTACATTAAGCAGTTATTAAGTTCACGTATGCTGGTGGGTATTTATATCGGTCAGTACTGTATCAACGCATTAACTTATTTCTTTATTACCTGGTTCCCGGTTTATCTGGTTCAGGCTCGTGGTATGTCCATTCTGAAAGCGGGCTTCGTGGCGTCTGTTCCTGCGTTATGTGGTTTTGCCGGCGGTATTCTGGGCGGCATTATCTCTGACTATCTGATGAAGAAAACAGGCTCTATTACACTGGCGAGAAAGTTACCTATCGTACTGGGCATGCTGTTATCTATCTCTATGATCTTCTGTAACTATGTTGAATCCGAAATGATGGTGGTTGGCTTTATGGCGCTGGCATTCTTCGGTAAAGGTATTGGTGCATTAGGTTGGGCGGTTATGGCGGATACCGCACCTAAAGAGATCAGCGGCCTGAGCGGCGGTCTGTTCAATATGTGTGGCAATATCTCCGGTATCGTAACGCCAATTGCTATCGGTTACATCGTACACACTACCGGGTCGTTCAACGGTGCTCTGGTTTACGTCGGTATCCATGCTGCGGTCGCGATTGTTAGCTATCTGTTTGTGGTTGGTAAGATTCAGCGTATTGAGCTGAAAGTGTAA
- the dgt gene encoding dGTPase yields MSGIDFGKRITVQRPFSSSSPAPVGEYEITRQFESDRGRIINSAAIRRLQQKTQVFPLERNAAVRSRLTHSMEVQQVGRHIAKDIFHQLKKEGRIEQLGLDKTLEAFESIVEMACLMHDVGNPPFGHFGEAAINNWFGKRLNAGAGKLCHYHCLRLEDEQPELNQLRLRICQDLSNFEGNAQAIRLVHTLLKLNLTYSQVACILKYTKPAYWSDSVPAEFSYLMKKPGYYLAEEAFVTELRYKLGMEEFSRYPLTYIMEAADDISYCIADLEDAVEKSILTIEQLYDHLRCAWGTVSEGDLFDKTVGSAIRKMEQGSGYRHREDQFFMYLRVYTVGQLVPKAAQRFIQNLPAIFAGNFNQALLEDGDEAFKLLSVYKDVALKYVFSHEEVEQLELQGYRVINGLLDIYSPLLDMPMADFTRLVKENSHRGYLIETRLFHKLSTKHCMAYKEAMAKLGHLPESQLEIREFYYRARLIQDYISGMTDLYAYDEYRKLMAAE; encoded by the coding sequence ATGTCCGGGATTGATTTTGGCAAGAGAATAACAGTTCAGCGTCCTTTTAGTTCATCATCGCCAGCCCCTGTAGGGGAATACGAAATTACCCGCCAGTTTGAAAGCGATCGCGGGCGTATTATCAATTCTGCGGCTATCCGTCGATTACAGCAAAAAACACAGGTATTTCCACTGGAGCGCAATGCCGCGGTACGTAGCCGTTTGACGCATTCCATGGAGGTACAACAGGTCGGTCGCCATATTGCCAAAGATATCTTCCATCAGTTGAAAAAAGAGGGGCGTATTGAGCAACTGGGGTTGGATAAAACCTTAGAGGCTTTTGAAAGCATCGTTGAAATGGCCTGTCTGATGCACGATGTGGGTAATCCTCCTTTTGGCCATTTTGGCGAAGCGGCAATCAATAACTGGTTTGGCAAACGTCTGAACGCCGGAGCCGGTAAGCTATGTCACTATCATTGTCTGCGACTGGAAGATGAACAGCCAGAGTTGAATCAACTGCGCTTACGCATTTGTCAGGACTTAAGCAATTTTGAAGGCAATGCTCAGGCGATTCGTCTGGTGCACACATTGCTGAAACTGAATCTGACCTATTCTCAGGTCGCCTGCATACTGAAATACACCAAACCCGCATACTGGTCAGACAGCGTCCCGGCTGAATTCAGCTATCTGATGAAAAAGCCCGGCTATTATCTGGCAGAAGAAGCTTTTGTGACCGAACTGCGTTATAAGCTGGGCATGGAAGAGTTTAGTCGTTACCCGCTGACTTATATTATGGAAGCCGCAGACGATATCTCTTACTGCATTGCCGATCTCGAAGATGCCGTAGAGAAGAGCATTCTGACCATTGAGCAACTGTATGACCACCTGAGATGCGCCTGGGGAACGGTATCCGAGGGCGATCTGTTTGATAAAACCGTCGGTAGTGCCATCCGTAAAATGGAACAGGGCAGTGGCTATCGCCATCGTGAAGATCAATTTTTTATGTATCTGCGGGTATATACCGTCGGTCAATTAGTGCCGAAAGCAGCGCAACGGTTTATTCAAAATTTACCGGCGATTTTTGCCGGAAACTTTAATCAGGCGCTGCTGGAAGATGGTGATGAAGCCTTCAAGTTATTGAGTGTGTATAAAGATGTGGCGTTGAAATATGTCTTTAGCCACGAAGAAGTGGAACAGCTTGAGTTACAGGGATATCGGGTAATTAACGGCCTGCTGGATATTTATAGCCCGTTGCTGGATATGCCGATGGCTGATTTTACGCGTCTGGTTAAAGAGAATAGCCATCGGGGCTATCTGATAGAGACCCGGCTATTCCATAAGCTTTCCACCAAACATTGCATGGCTTATAAAGAAGCCATGGCTAAATTAGGGCATTTGCCTGAATCACAGTTGGAGATTCGGGAATTCTATTATCGTGCCAGATTGATTCAGGATTACATTAGCGGCATGACCGATCTTTATGCTTATGATGAATACCGTAAATTAATGGCGGCAGAGTAG
- the mtnN gene encoding 5'-methylthioadenosine/S-adenosylhomocysteine nucleosidase has protein sequence MKIGIIGAMEQEVALLRSQIEQCETIKRAGCEIYTGRLNGVEVALLKSGIGKVAAALGTTLLLETCKPDVIINTGSAGGLASTLKVGDIVVSDEVRYHDADVTAFGYEPGQMAGCPAAFPADPKLITLAERCIQQCDLHAVRGLICSGDAFINGAEPLARIRTTFPSVIAVEMEAAAIGHVCYQFGTPFVVVRAISDVADQESHLSFDEFLVLAAQQSSLMVGTMLKALAEQQ, from the coding sequence ATGAAAATAGGTATTATTGGCGCCATGGAGCAAGAAGTTGCCCTGCTGCGTTCTCAAATCGAACAGTGTGAAACCATTAAACGCGCTGGCTGTGAAATTTATACCGGTCGTCTAAACGGCGTTGAAGTGGCTTTATTGAAATCCGGTATCGGTAAAGTCGCTGCTGCGCTGGGCACAACGCTATTGCTGGAAACCTGTAAACCCGATGTGATTATTAATACCGGTTCTGCGGGTGGTCTGGCATCGACGCTAAAAGTAGGTGATATCGTGGTATCAGATGAAGTTCGTTATCACGATGCCGATGTCACTGCCTTTGGCTATGAGCCTGGTCAAATGGCGGGCTGTCCGGCCGCTTTCCCGGCAGATCCAAAACTGATTACGCTGGCCGAGCGTTGTATTCAGCAGTGCGATCTGCATGCGGTTCGTGGCCTGATTTGCAGCGGTGATGCCTTTATTAACGGTGCCGAGCCATTGGCACGCATTCGTACCACCTTCCCTTCCGTCATTGCCGTTGAGATGGAAGCCGCGGCTATTGGTCACGTGTGCTATCAATTTGGCACGCCGTTTGTGGTGGTACGCGCTATTTCTGACGTTGCCGATCAGGAATCTCATCTAAGCTTTGATGAGTTTCTGGTATTAGCTGCCCAACAGTCTTCTCTGATGGTTGGCACTATGCTTAAGGCACTGGCAGAACAACAATAA
- the garD gene encoding galactarate dehydratase: MIKDNNLAAPLYIKVDEQDNVAIVVNDNGLPAGTRFSCGLELTEYVPQGHKVALQAIAKDTAIVRYGEIIGYAVRDIPQGSWIEESLVTLPQAPALETLPLSTKVPEALPPLEGYTFEGYRNADGSVGTKNLLGITTSVQCVAGVVDYVVKLIERDLLPKYPNVDGVVGLNHLYGCGVAINAPAAVIPIRTIHNLALNPNFGGEVMVIGLGCEKLQPERLLEGTPDVQKIILTDSPIIRLQDEQHVGFEAMIKEIMSVAEKHLQRLNSRQRETCPASELVVGMQCGGSDAFSGVTANPAVGYAADLLVRCGATVMFSEVTEVRDAIHLLTPRTVTPEVGKDLLREMAWYDNYLNSGETDRSANPSPGNKKGGLANVVEKALGSIAKSGKSAIVEVLSPGQRPTKRGLIYAATPASDFVCGTQQLASGITLQVFTSGRGTPYGLAAVPVIKMSTRSALAKRWFDLVDIDAGTIATGEATIEQVGWELFHLLLDVASGRKMPWSDHWGLHNALAVFNPAPVT, from the coding sequence ATGATTAAAGATAACAATCTTGCTGCTCCGCTTTATATTAAAGTCGACGAGCAGGACAATGTAGCGATTGTAGTGAATGATAACGGGCTGCCTGCTGGCACCCGGTTTAGCTGTGGTTTGGAGTTAACGGAATATGTTCCTCAGGGTCATAAAGTGGCTTTACAGGCTATCGCCAAAGATACAGCCATTGTGCGTTATGGGGAGATTATCGGCTATGCGGTACGGGATATTCCCCAAGGAAGTTGGATCGAAGAGTCGCTGGTGACACTCCCACAGGCTCCCGCATTAGAAACCCTGCCATTATCGACTAAAGTTCCTGAAGCGCTTCCACCCTTAGAAGGTTATACCTTTGAAGGCTACCGTAATGCCGATGGAAGCGTCGGCACTAAAAACCTGTTAGGCATCACCACCAGCGTTCAGTGCGTTGCGGGTGTCGTTGATTATGTGGTGAAGCTAATTGAACGCGACCTGCTCCCCAAATACCCTAACGTTGACGGTGTTGTTGGCCTGAACCACCTTTATGGCTGCGGCGTTGCGATTAATGCACCGGCAGCAGTTATCCCTATTCGAACCATTCATAATCTGGCACTGAACCCGAACTTTGGTGGTGAAGTGATGGTTATCGGTCTGGGCTGTGAAAAGCTCCAGCCGGAAAGGTTGCTGGAAGGCACACCTGATGTACAAAAGATCATTCTGACCGACAGTCCGATTATCCGCCTGCAAGACGAGCAGCATGTTGGCTTCGAAGCCATGATTAAAGAGATCATGTCGGTAGCGGAAAAACATCTGCAACGTTTGAATAGCCGTCAGAGAGAAACTTGCCCGGCGTCTGAGCTGGTGGTCGGCATGCAGTGTGGCGGCAGCGATGCTTTCTCCGGTGTTACCGCCAACCCGGCGGTAGGATATGCGGCTGATCTGCTGGTGCGCTGCGGTGCCACCGTGATGTTCTCAGAAGTGACGGAAGTTCGTGATGCTATTCATTTGCTTACGCCTCGCACCGTAACGCCAGAAGTGGGTAAAGACTTACTGCGTGAAATGGCCTGGTATGATAACTATCTGAACAGCGGCGAAACCGATCGCAGTGCTAACCCGTCACCGGGTAATAAGAAAGGTGGTCTGGCTAACGTGGTGGAAAAAGCGTTAGGTTCGATTGCTAAATCAGGCAAAAGCGCCATTGTTGAAGTGCTCTCCCCCGGTCAGCGCCCAACTAAACGCGGGTTAATTTATGCCGCTACCCCAGCCAGCGACTTTGTGTGTGGAACCCAGCAGTTAGCCTCCGGCATCACTTTACAAGTATTCACTTCCGGTCGTGGAACACCGTACGGTCTGGCGGCAGTGCCGGTGATCAAAATGTCTACCCGTAGCGCGCTGGCCAAGCGCTGGTTTGATTTGGTGGATATTGATGCAGGTACTATCGCTACCGGCGAGGCAACCATTGAGCAAGTCGGCTGGGAACTGTTCCACCTGCTGTTGGATGTTGCTAGCGGACGTAAAATGCCATGGTCAGATCATTGGGGATTACATAATGCGCTGGCGGTGTTTAATCCGGCGCCGGTGACGTAA